The sequence CGGTTGCGGCGTTGTCGGACGCGGATAGCGCTGAGGCGCTGGGCTGCACACATGTGCTCCACGGGCCAAACCCGGTACAATTGTAACGCACGCTTGTATTGACGGGCAAGCGCAACCCAAGGCGATTGCCCGTCAATACAAATCGCAGTGCATTTCCATGCAATTCAGAACTGGTATCCTGCTACGGCATAGACCGCCTTGTAATTGCGCGCAAATTTGCCGTTGAAGCCTAGCCGGATCAAATCCGTCCGATGACGCGTAGCGTTTTCGCGCAACCGGAAGCCCAGCGAGGCCGATACAAGATGTACGTCGCGGGTGAAGAGTTCATCGCCAAACATGTGCGAGAACATGTAGCTTGCCCGCAAGGACAGGTTTCGACCACCCGTCCGCGCCTTGAGCGGAAGGTCATAAGCAAGCCCGTTCAACACCGTCCAATTCGAGGTGTTTCCATCTTTTACGCCTTGGCCCATGAACTTGACATCCACGACCTTGCTATAACCGACCATGTTGCCCACGGTGAGCATGCCACGACCAATGCGCTTCAGTGCATAGCGACTGCCAAGCGTAAACGCTGCGACCTGGCCCTTCAGCCCATCGTCCGGTGCATCGGTATAGCCATAGGCAACGCGAGGCTCGAGTATCCAGCGCGGATTGACGGCATGAACGACCGAAACAGCGAGCGATGCCTTGTAAGCTTCCTGCCCTCCGAGTCTCCGGTAGGTCATCGGTACATCGACGGCGAGCAGCGAGCGGCTTCCCTTGAATATCCGCCAGGATTTGTTGACCCGGCCTGAAATGTCCACGCCGTTCCGACCATTCTGCCGAACCGGACCGCCCCACAGACCAACGCCAAAGCCACTATCATCGAAATTGCCGCTTTCGTTCAGTGCCTTGCCGTCGCTGTTTGCGAGGTCCAGGCCATCAGTCACAATCTGAAACTGCTGACTGTCGGCCGAACCTACTATCGGATTCTGGTTTCCTCTGGCCACTGAACAAGCATAGATTCCCGCGCGATATTCAGCACCGGTCGTTGGTGAATTGGGAAAGGGCACGGTCGGAACCGTCTGGCCATCCAGAAAAGCCCGATAATTTGCGTAAGCTTGCGCATAATCACTACCCACTATCCTGACATTAGCAGTGGTGGCGTAGTTTGTTTCGATGTAGCCATAGGTTGCGTTGAACTGGTCACCCGAGCCGGTAATTGGTAACCCACCTGGAACTGGCACCCCATCCAAACCAATCGGAATAGGCCCAGCGCTCAATGTCGAAAGACAGGGTATGCGGATGTCGAAACTGACAGACCTTGCCCCGTTTGCGCTGGTTTCTGCGCTGGCATTTATGTTGAGCGCCACGCCCATCACATTTGCAGCCGAGATCAGGACCGGATCCGAATTGCCCGGTTGTGCCGGGCGGAAATCGAGTGCTGGATAGCGGGTCAGGAGGAAAGCCGGGTCGTACGCTTCCAGATTGATGCTCAAATTCGGAAAGTTGAATTTGTCCGGCTGGGTGTAAAATGACGTATTGGGTATGTTGCTCCGCTGCAATACGTTTACGATCATGTCGCCGGGCTCTGGTATTACAGGATTAGTGACGACACGTTGCGCGAATGCTGGCGTTGCGCAGGCAAAGGACACTGCAAACATTGCGTATTTTGAAAAATTCTTCATAAACCCCCCAATTATTCGAATCTCTCCCATTTTTCATATAACATCTCTGATCATGCCAAAATAGATTCCAGTATTCAATAAAAATTGCGTCATAATTATTTCATGTTCCATGAAATAATAGCATTTTATAAATTCATATTTGTGTTCCTGCTGACCACAGAAAAAAGACCGCGGCTTTTTTGGCAAGCCGTTTTTACCCGCATTGGCATTATAGCTCTGTTGGCTGTGCCATTGGTGCGTTCAAGTCAGGGCCAGAGGCCGGGTGAAGCACGTGGCCCCCAGAGCCACAGCACTTGACTTCGACGCGCTTATCCCCCTAACGCGCGCACCGAAATAAGGGTGCCTGCCGCCCGACCAACCCATCCGTTTCGCCGAGTCCTGTCGAAGGGCGCTACCGGATCCACCTTGGCAGGGTGGAGGAGTATAAGCATGGCCAATGTAACCGTGATTGGTGCCCAGTGGGGCGATGAAGGCAAAGGCAAGATCGTCGACTGGCTCGCCAGCCGCGCCGATGCCGTCGTCCGCTTCCAGGGCGGCCACAATGCGGGCCACACGCTTGTCGTGGGCGAGCAGGTCTACAAGCTTTCGCTGCTACCATCGGGCATCGTCACCGGCACGCTGTCGATCATCGGCAATGGCGTGGTGCTCGATCCCTGGGCGCTGAAGGCCGAGATCGAGAAGCTGACCGCGCAGGGCGTGGAAATCAACGCCGACAACTTCGCCATCGCCGACAATTGCCCGCTGATCCTGCCGCTCCACCGCGATCTGGACGGGCTGCGTGAGACGGCGGCAGGTTCGGGCAAGATCGGCACCACCGGGCGCGGCATTGGCCCCGCCTATGAGGATAAGGTCGGTCGCCGCGCGATCCGCGTGTGTGATCTCGCCCACCTCGATGCGATGGATTCGCAGCTTGACCGCCTTTGCGCGCACCACGACGCGCTGCGCGCAGGCTTCGGCCAACCGCCGGTAGACCGCGAAGCGCTGCTGGCCGAACTGCGCGAAATCGCGCCCTATGTCCTCCAGTTCGCCCAGCCAGTGTGGAAGCGCCTCAATCAGGTGCGCAAGGCGGGCGCGCGCATCCTGTTCGAAGGCGCGCAGGGCGTGCTGCTCGATGTCGATCACGGCACCTATCCGTTCGTCACCTCGTCGAACACCGTGTCGGGCACGGCTGCGTCCGGCTCGGGCCTCGGCCCCAATGCCACCGGCTTCGTGCTCGGCATCGTCAAGGCCTACACCACGCGCGTCGGCTCCGGCCCTTTCCCGACCGAACTGGAAGACGCAACCGGCCAGCGTCTGGGTGAACGCGGCCATGAATTCGGCACCGTTACGGGCCGCAAGCGCCGTTGCGGCTGGTTCGACGCCGTTCTGGTCCGCCAGTCCTGCGCCATCTCGGGCGTCACCGGCATCGCGCTGACCAAGGTCGACGTGCTCGACGGCATGGAAAAAGTGAAGATCTGCACCGGCTACCGCCTGCGCGGCAAGGTGCTGGACTATTTCCCCAGCCACGCTGCCGATCAGGCCGAAGTTGAACCAATCTACGAGGAAATGGACGGCTGGGCGGGCACCACCGCCGGGGCGCGGTCGTGGGCGGATCTGCCCGCACAAGCGATCAAGTATATCCAGCGCGTGCAGGAATTGATCGAAACGCCGGTCGCACTGGTATCGACCAGCCCCGAGCGTGAAGACACGATCCTCGTCCGCGATCCTTTCGTCGATTGACATGATCCCGCGCCGCCGCCTGCTCCTCACCCTGGGAAGCGGCGCGGCGGTGCTGCTCGGCGCAGGACTTTGGCCAGCGGGTCTGGTGCCTGCGCGGGCAAGCAGCGTCCGCGCTGAGGACATTGCCAGCATCCGCGTCGAAAAAGCCGCCCGCCGCCTGTTGCTGCTTGGGGCGGACGGAGATGTCCTGCGCAAGTTTGACGGCATCCAGTTGGGCGATGCCCCGGTTGGCCACAAGCAGTTCGAGGGCGACGAGCGCACGCCCGAAGGACGCTATGTGATCGACCACGGCAACCCGGTGAGCGCCTATCATCTTTCGCTGCACATTTCCTATCCCGACGCTCGTGACCGTGCCTTTGCCGAGTCGCAGGGACGTTCGCCCGGTGGGCAGATCTTCATCCACGGCCAGCCGAACTGGCTGGGTAGTGGACGTATCCCCGGCGACTGGACCGACGGCTGCATTGCCTTGTCGAACACCGAAATTGAGGAATTGTGGGCACTTGTCGGCGATGGCACGCCGGTCGAGATCGTGCCTTGATCCAAAACCGAGATAAATGTCCTTGACCTGATCTTCATTTGTTCCACACCTGTTCACATAAGTGGAGCTACTAAGGAACAGCGCAATGGGACAAGCACTGGCACAGTTCGATTACCGTTCGGAAGACGTGGCGCTGCTGCGCCCTGTCTCGCCGCTGGCTGTCGCGGTCTTTGCAGATCGCGGTTACATCCGGGCCGAAATGGCAGAAGATGCCGCAGCTGCCGGTCTGCGCGTCACACGCACCGCCAATCTCGGCGTACTGCTGGCCGAACCCGATTTTCAGGTTAGCGATATCGTGCTTGTCGATTGCCCGGTGATCGAAGGGGCCGATCTTGCTGCGCTCATGGCGCTCGACGTTCGCGCCGCGCGGGTCGGTGCTCAGCTGGTGGTGTCTACCAGCGTCGGCTCGCTTGATGACGTGTTCGGCTGTCTGGATCAATCGGGCGCGCAAATTCTCGTCAATCCCAGCCGCGCTGACCGCGTGATCGCTTTGGGCCGACTGCTCATGGCCGATGGATCGCGGGTGCGCGAACTGTCTGACCATGATCGCATGTCATTGCTCCGCCTGACCGAACAGGTCTCGCAACTTGCCCAACAGCTTGAAGGCCTTTCCGCGCCGGCAACAGACGGCAACATGGTGGGCGCTTCCGCCTTCAGTTTCGATGGCAGCGGCGCGCGCGATCCGGCGCTACAGCGCCTCGTCCGGCAACCCCGCCCGCCGCTTCCCGATCCCCGTCTGGTGCGCAAGATCATTCGCCAGCGGCAGCTCCGCACCCGCTTCTTCGAAGGCGAGCTGTTTGCCGATCCTGCGTGGGACATGCTGCTGGATCTTGCCGCCGCCCGCGCCGAACACAAACGCGTCTCGGTTACCTCGCTGTGCATCGCCTCGGGCGTGCCGCCGACAACCGCCTTGCGCTGGATCAGCCAGATGACCGAGGCCGGGCTGTTTTGCCGCGCCGAGGATCAAAGCGATCGCCGCCGCGCCTTCATCACCCTGTCCGACAAGGCGGCGGACGCGATGGCGCAGTTCTTCGCGGAAATCGGCACGGATGCTTTGCTGGTCTGACCCAGCGCGACACGGTTCAGGGTCCGGCTTGTCCCCAGCCGCCCCTCGCGCGCCCGGACTGCCTCCGTGCCGGGCGCGCGCCAGTTGCCCAAGCCTCGCGCAGACCGGACTCTCCTGCCGTTGATCTGACTGCAGGTACAGTCTAGCCAGAGGCAAAGAGGAGAGGTTCATGCGCGGTATTCTCGTTGTGGCATGTCTTGCAGCGCTTCCGGCTCCGGCTATCGCGCAGTCTCTGTCGGGTTCTGCTCAGGGCGATGTATCGCTGACGATCTACAACAACGATCTCGCGCTGATTCAGGATGTCCGGCAGATGGCTTTGCCGCTTGGCCGCACCCGCCAGGAATTCCCAGACGTTTCCGCCGCGATCCGGCCAGAGACGGTTACGCTGAACGCGGGCGGCACCGGGATCGTCGAGCAAAACTTCGATTATGATCTGCTCACGCCTGAAAAGCTTATGGACAAGGCGGTCGGCCAGACCGTCACGGTCATCCGCACCAATCCAGCTACCGGAACCGAAACGCGGGAATCCGCGCTGATCCTCGCCAACAACGGCGGCACCGTGGTGCGCATCGGGGACCGCATCGAAGTGCTCGAACGCTACGGCGCCCGCGTCGTCTTTCCCAGCCTGCCCGCTGGTCTGCGCGCCCGGCCAACCCTGTCGGTGACGCTTGACACGACCGCACCCGGCGCGCGGCCCGTCACGCTCAACTATCTCTCGCGCGGCTTCGGCTGGAAGGCCGATTACGTGGCCCTGTTCGATGAGACCGCAGGCAAGATCGACGTGCAGGGCTGGATCACGCTGACGAACAACAGCGGCACGACTTTTGACAAGGCCAAGGTCCTGCTCGTCGCCGGATCGGTGGGACAGGAAAACAACGGCTATAACCAGACCTATCGGCCGCAGCGTGCCGTCATGCCCGGAAACAGCCCCGGTACGCAGAGCGCAAACCGCGAAAGCCTTGGCGATTTCTACGTCTATCCCATCGCCGGGCGAACCACAGTCGCCAATGCCCAGCAGAAGCAGGTAAGCTTTCTCGATGTGGCCGCGGCGCCCGCAGCCAAAGCCTATCACTTCCGCAACGGCTGGCTGCAGAGCCAGACCGAGGCCCAAAGCGCTGACACCGTGCTGCGCTTTTCCTCCGCGCGCGAAGGCGGGCTTGGCGATGCCCTGCCCGCAGGCACGGTCCGCGTCTATATGCGCGACGCCCGCGGCCAGCCGCAATTCATCGGTGAAAACACCATCGGCCACACCCCGATGGGATCGAGCCTCGCGCTCAAGACCGGCGAGGCTTTCGACGTCAAAGTCCTCCCCGTGGTGGAGAAGCGCGAGCGGATCGACAGCGGCGAATGGGAACGCACCGTGCGCTACCGCGTGACCGTGAACGGCGAACCGACCCGCGAAGTGACCGTGGACCAGGCCAGGGAATTCTGGCGCACGACGATGACCTACAAGGTCACCAATGCCCGCGCAGTGCCTGTCACAGTCGAGGTCGTGCAGAGCGGCCTCGACAACTGGTGGCACGATGCGCGCGTGCCATCCGAAAGCATCAAGGGCACCCAGCGATCCGCCGACGAACGCATATGGGCTGTTCCGGTCCCGGCCAATGGCAACACGACGCTGACCGTCCAGTTCGACACGCGCTACTAAGACGCAGGTAATGCGCGCAGCGTCACAACTCGTCCTGTTGCTCGGCTGCCTTTGCGGTCCGGCGTTCGGGCAGGAAGTGGTCACGTCTCCCGCACCAGACAGCGTCGCCGTCAGCGTCTACCGCGCCCCATCGCGCGATAGCGACACGGCCATGGATCTGGATTGGCTCGAAGGCTACGCTCTGATCACCGAGAAGCGCACGGTCGAGATTCCGGCAGGGCAAACCACCATCCGCTTCGAAGGCGTCGCCGCCGGACTGTTCCCCGAAAGCGCCATCGTCACCGGCCTGCCCTCGGGCGTGCGCGAAAAGAACCTCGATGCCGACCTGCTCTCGCCGCGCAGCCTCTATGCTCGTGCCTATGGTCGCCCGGTTGTCTTGCGCCGCACCGCACCGGGGTCGGGCAAGGTTTCAGAAGAACGTGCCGTGATCCGCTCCGGCCCCGATGGCGCGGCAATCGTGCAAACCGCAGCCGGTTTTGAGGTGGCCAATTGCGGTGGCCCGGATGCTGCGCTCATCTATCCAGACGTGCCCAAGGATCTATCGGCCCGCCCCACGCTTTCGGTTCAGACAGAATCCGCCAGCCCGCAAAAGGCCACGCTGTCATTGTCCTACCTCGCGTGGGGTTTCGACTGGCAAAGCAATTACGTCATCCGCATGAACCCGGATGGCCGCACCGCCGATCTTTCCGCATGGGTCACTCTCGCCAGCAGCGACAGCACAAGCTTCGGAGACGCTGAAACCGCCGTCATCGCAGGTGAGGTCAACCGCGAGGATACGGAAGCCGGAGGCGCGCCCAGCGGCGGCGACCTGGTGCTGCGGTGTTTTGTCCAACCACTGGTCGCGTCGCCGCCGATGGTCGCGCCGCCGCCGCCAATGCCAGTGATGGCACCCATGATGGAAATGGCCGACATCGTCGTGACGGCGCAGGCCGCGCGCGGCGCACTGATGGCTGCCCCGGTCACCGTCCAGCAGGAAGGGCTCGGCGATCTCAAGCTTTACCGCGTGCCCTTGCCCGTAACCGTTGCAGCCAATGCACAGAAGCAGGTCGCACTGGCCGAGAGGCCCGCTGTAAAGGTCGAGGCGCTCTATCGCTCTGAGGTCTGGCAGGACAGCGCGGGCGAAGTCCGGCAGATGCTGCGCACGCGCAACCGCAAGGAGGAAGGCCTTGGCCTGCCGCTCCCCGGCGGCCCGGTCACCGTGTTCGAACCGCGCGGTGATACCATGCTGTTCGTAGGCGAAGGCGGCCTTTCCGACCTCGCCGAGGGCGAAGACGTCGAAATCATGCTTTCCGCCGCCACGCAGATCACGCTTGAGGCGCAAACCATGCGCGAGGAGGGCAAATCACGCACCGTCCAGCTGACAGCGCGCAACGCCCGCCCGGTGCCGGTCCGCTTCGAGGCCCGCATCGCCACGAGCCTGTCCGACCATATCAAATCCCCGTCGACCTCGCTCAAACGCAAGGATGGACGCAGCATCTGGGCGATCACCATCCCGCCCGGCAGTGCCAAAACGATGACTTACAATCTCGTTAATTCGGATTAATCGCCAAATAGGACTAATGACAATCGCAACCGGCCTGTTAATCCGGACGGAATGACAGAACGGGGCGCTACTTCAGGATTCCGCAAGCCCGTGGTGATCGCCATGGCAGGTCTTGCGGTGGCCGCCGCGATTGCTCTGGCGTGGTTCGTCATGCCGTCGCCGCTGCCAGAGACGAGCGTCGATGCGAAGGGCCGCTACCGGCTGGTGGACAGCACCGGCGCGCTGTTCGATCGGGCCAGCCTGAAGGGCAAACCCTACCTTGCCTATTTCGGTTACTCGCACTGCCCCGATGTTTGCCCCGCGATGCTGGCGAAGTTGACCGCTGCGCGCGCAAGGCTCGGCAAGGACGCGCAGGATTTGCGCATCGTATTCATCACGATCGATCCTGAACGTGACACTCCGGAACGGCTGGCAAGTTTCATCGCCAATTCTGGCGGCAATATAATCGCGCTGACCGGCAGCCCGGAAACGATCGACGAAGTGGCTGACAGTGCCGCCGTCTTCGTCAAGCGCATGCCGCAGCCCGGTGGCGGCTACATGATCGAACACAGCATGTCGGTGTTCATCTATGACCGCGACGGGGATTTCTTCGACACGATCCTGCCGACCGAAGACAACGCGGCAATCATGGACAAGCTGCGCGGCGTGCTCGCGGTGCCCGTCAGCCCCGCACCAGCCACCGAAAGTGCCGTGCCGTAATCGTGCATTGCGCGGCATCGGTGAACCGCCAACGCGGTTGCAGCGCCGGAGGATGGCTTTAGACAGGAGCAATGGCTGAACCCGCTTCCCTGCTCCACGATGGATTCCTCCTGCTCGGCTTTGCGCTGGTCTTCGTGCTGGTGTTCCGGCGGCTCGGTCTGGGCGCAACTTTGGGCTATCTGCTCGCAGGCGCCGTGGTCGGGCCGCAAGTGCTGGGTCTTGTGGCCGATGCCGAACAGAAGCTCGGGATCGCCGAACTCGGCATAACCCTGCTGCTGTTCCTCGTCGGGCTGGAACTGAACCCGTCGCGGCTGTGGCGAATGAAGCGCGACATTCTCGGCCTCGGGCTGCTGCAAGTGACCGCCTGCGGGCTGGCCGTTGCCGGCATGGTGGGCCTGACCACCGAATTCAGCTGGGCGGCGGCGCTGGCGCTCGGCCTGCCGCTGGCGCTTTCGTCCACCGCGCAGGTTCTGCCGATGCTGCAATCGTCAGGCCGCCTGCGCACGCCTTTTGGTGAGCGCGCCTTTGCGATCCTGCTGTTCCAGGATCTTTCGATCATCCCGTTGATCACGATCATCTCGGCGATGAGCCGCAATCCGGCTGACGCAGGTGGCCCTCCCGGCTGGCAGCTGGCGCTGTATACGGTGGCGGCGCTTGCCGGACTGATCGCCGCCGGGCGGTTCGTCATCCGTCCACTGTTCCGCCTGATCGGAAATCTGGGCGAGCGCGAAATGTTCGTCGTCGCGGCACTGTTCACCGTCATGGCCTCGGCTGCGGTGATGGAAGTGCTCGGCCTATCCACCGCGCTGGGCGCATTCGTGGCGGGCGTGATGCTGGCCGACAGCCCCTATCGCCACGAACTTGAGGCTGACGTCGAACCCTTCCGCTCTATCCTGCTCGGACTGTTCTTCCTTGCCGTGGGCATGATGCTCAATCTCCACGCGATTGCCGAACGCCCGCTGTTCGTGATCGGCATGGCGATCGGACTGATTGCCATCAAGGGCGGGATCATCTTCCTGATCGGCCTTGCCTTCCGCATGCCATGGCGCGGCGCGCTGGCTCTCGGCCTGTTGCTGAGCCAAGGCGGGGAGTTCGGCTTCGTGCTGTTCGCGCAGGCGCAACAGGCGCTGCTGATCGCGCCTGATGCGGCGAGCCTGTTTGGCGCGGTGGTGACGCTGTCGATGGCCACGACGCCGTTCCTGATGATGGCCACCAGCCGTTTCCGCAAGGAAGCCGAGGTCGCCCGGGGCGAACGTGAAGGGCCGCAAGCCGATGGGGCGAACGCGATCATCGTCGGCTTCGGACGCTTTGGCCAAGGCGTGAGCCAGATGCTGCTCGCCAGCAACATTCCGGTGACCATGGTCGATACCGATATCGAGATGATCGACGTTGCAGCGGAATTCGGCGCGAAGGTCTATTTCGGCGACGGTACGCGGATCGACTTGCTGCGGCAGGCAGGAGCCGATGATGCGGAGATGATCTTCTTCTGCATCGACGGCGACCAGATCTCGCCCGAATTCGTCGAGGCTGTCCACGAATCCTTCCCCCGCGCAGCGATCTACGTGCGCGCCTATGACCGCCGCGCGCTGATCCGCCTTAAAGGTGGGCCTGCCAGCGCGGTGGTGCGCGAGGTGCTGGAATCGGCGGTGCGCATGGCGCGCATGGCGCTGAACGACGCAGGACTCTCGGAAGAAGCGATCAACCGCGCCGAAGACATGTTCCGTGCTCGGGACCGCGAGCGCCTGAAATTGCAGGTCGAGGCCGGCGATGTCCGGGTGGCGCGGGACCGGATCATCACCCGGCCCCAAGCGCCTGCAAGCTGAAATCGCATCGTAATGGCGGGGCGGCGATGAGGGATCGCCGCCCCACTTCCAGCCCTCAGGCCGGCTGGTATTCGGTCGCCTTTTCCTTGCGCACGGTGCGGCTGCTACGACCATCGATGCCGACCGGCACCACGCCCGCAATCGTCGCGCGGCGAAGGGTGCGGCGCTGCAGGCCAAAGTCCGCCACGGCGCGGTGCTGGGTCGACTGGTTGTCCCAGAATGCCACATCGCCTGCCTGCCAGCGCCAGCGCACCACGTTCTCCGGGCGCGTGATGTGATCCTGCAGGATCTGGAACAGACGCGCCGAATCCGCCTGGTTCAGTCCGACGAACTGCTTGACGAAGTGGCCGAGCAACAAGCTGCGCTGACCCGAAACCGGGTGCACGCGCACCACTGGATGCTCGGTTTCGTAAACCGTCGAGGCGAAGACGTTCTTCTGGAACAGTTGGCGGTCCTTCTCGGCGGCATCGCCCTTGGGTGCGTTCGAGAGCACGGCGGCGTAGTCATAGAGGTTTGTATGGGTGGCCCAGAGGTTGTTCGCGAGCTGGCGCAGCGTTTCAGGCAGGCTTTCATATGCCGTTTCGCCGTTGGCCCAAAGGGTGTCTCCGCCTGCTTCGGGAATGGTGATCGCGCGCAGGATCGAGCCCTTGGGATAGGCATCGACGAAGGTTACGTCGGTGTGCCAGCTCGACGCGGCGTAGCCTTCCTTGCTGTCGAGTTCTAGCAGATAGCGCGAACCCTGCGCCACCGGCACCGTCGGGTGCGCAACCGGATCGCCGAACAGCGAAGCGAAGCCTTCGTGCCGCGCGTCGTCGAGGTCCTTTTGGCCGCGGAAGAACACCACCTTGTGGCGGACGACGGCATCCTTGATCGCCTTCACGGTCTGCGCATCGAGATCGCCCGAGAGCGTTACGCCCCGGATTTCAGCACCGATGTTGCCGGTGATTGGCACGATATCGAGTGGCGAGTTTGCATCCCTGGCGTTGGCGTATGTGGTAATCGCATTCATGGTCATCACTCCTTGAGGGGACTGTGAGGGCAGTAGGGGGATTTATTCGGCCGGCTGGAGCGCAGGGTCGTCTGCGGAGTTCAGGCGGAGGCGAATTGCATTGTGCTGGTCGGCATCGAGCGAGAAGCCGGTGATGACCGCAGCGGAAATGGCGTGGGCGAGAGCGGGGCCGAGCGCAAAGACGAGCAGCAGTCCGTCGAGCGCCTGCGGGGTATTGGTGGCCTTCGGGTCGAAGCCGAACCACGCGATCAGCGGCAGGGCGATGCCAGCGGCGAGCGCGCCGCCGATCTTGTCAGCCAGACCGAACACCGAATAGTACAGCCCGGCGCGTTCCTCGCCGGTATCGACGCGGTGCTTATCGGCAACATCGGCCACCATCGACCGCAGCATGATATTGCCCGAGCCTTGGGTAAGGCCCTGCGCGAAAGCGAGCAGCAGCACGAGCCAGAAAAGGTCAGGCGTGGTCAGCACAAGCGCGAGGTTGATAAGGGCCTGCAGCACTTCGGCGAGGATCGCGGCGTTGCGCTTGCCGAGGCGCACACCGATGCGCTGCCAGATCGGCGCGGCGAGCATGCCGAACGCATACTGGAACAGGAACAACCCCGCCGCCCATTCGGGCCGCCCTAGGTAGAACGTCACATAGAACAACAGTAGCGTGGTGCGGATGCCCTGCCCCGCCCGCACCGCCGCGTCCGAGGCGAGCACGCGCAGCAGCAGCGCATTGCCGAACACCGCGCGCAGGGCGGCTGAGGGAGACAGCGACGTGACCGGCGAGAGCGCGGGCGTAAGGGGTGATGCCTTTTCCTCGCGCGTGGTCAGCGTCAGCCACAAGGCGGGAACCGCGCTGGCCAGCACGAGCAGGCCAAACAGTGTCAATTGCAGGCGCCCGTCACCGGGCTGCAGCTTCTGCGCAATCGCCGCCAGCCCCAGCGCCGCAACCAGCGCGACCGACTGTATCAGCGTGAAGGTCGAAGCGGCGCGGGTGCGGTCATGGTATCCCGGCGCGACCTCGCCGCTCCAGGCGAGCAGCGGCGTCGAGATCAATGAAAGTCCGGAATAATAGGCGGCAAGCGCCACCACCAGCCATGCCGCGCCGATGCTGTCCGGCGGGAAGAACAGCATCGCGCTGCCGCCCGTGAACAGCACGCCGCCCGCCGCGATCCACGGACGCCTGC is a genomic window of Novosphingobium sp. MMS21-SN21R containing:
- a CDS encoding TauD/TfdA family dioxygenase produces the protein MNAITTYANARDANSPLDIVPITGNIGAEIRGVTLSGDLDAQTVKAIKDAVVRHKVVFFRGQKDLDDARHEGFASLFGDPVAHPTVPVAQGSRYLLELDSKEGYAASSWHTDVTFVDAYPKGSILRAITIPEAGGDTLWANGETAYESLPETLRQLANNLWATHTNLYDYAAVLSNAPKGDAAEKDRQLFQKNVFASTVYETEHPVVRVHPVSGQRSLLLGHFVKQFVGLNQADSARLFQILQDHITRPENVVRWRWQAGDVAFWDNQSTQHRAVADFGLQRRTLRRATIAGVVPVGIDGRSSRTVRKEKATEYQPA
- a CDS encoding SCO family protein; this encodes MTERGATSGFRKPVVIAMAGLAVAAAIALAWFVMPSPLPETSVDAKGRYRLVDSTGALFDRASLKGKPYLAYFGYSHCPDVCPAMLAKLTAARARLGKDAQDLRIVFITIDPERDTPERLASFIANSGGNIIALTGSPETIDEVADSAAVFVKRMPQPGGGYMIEHSMSVFIYDRDGDFFDTILPTEDNAAIMDKLRGVLAVPVSPAPATESAVP
- a CDS encoding DUF4139 domain-containing protein; the encoded protein is MRGILVVACLAALPAPAIAQSLSGSAQGDVSLTIYNNDLALIQDVRQMALPLGRTRQEFPDVSAAIRPETVTLNAGGTGIVEQNFDYDLLTPEKLMDKAVGQTVTVIRTNPATGTETRESALILANNGGTVVRIGDRIEVLERYGARVVFPSLPAGLRARPTLSVTLDTTAPGARPVTLNYLSRGFGWKADYVALFDETAGKIDVQGWITLTNNSGTTFDKAKVLLVAGSVGQENNGYNQTYRPQRAVMPGNSPGTQSANRESLGDFYVYPIAGRTTVANAQQKQVSFLDVAAAPAAKAYHFRNGWLQSQTEAQSADTVLRFSSAREGGLGDALPAGTVRVYMRDARGQPQFIGENTIGHTPMGSSLALKTGEAFDVKVLPVVEKRERIDSGEWERTVRYRVTVNGEPTREVTVDQAREFWRTTMTYKVTNARAVPVTVEVVQSGLDNWWHDARVPSESIKGTQRSADERIWAVPVPANGNTTLTVQFDTRY
- a CDS encoding adenylosuccinate synthase, producing MANVTVIGAQWGDEGKGKIVDWLASRADAVVRFQGGHNAGHTLVVGEQVYKLSLLPSGIVTGTLSIIGNGVVLDPWALKAEIEKLTAQGVEINADNFAIADNCPLILPLHRDLDGLRETAAGSGKIGTTGRGIGPAYEDKVGRRAIRVCDLAHLDAMDSQLDRLCAHHDALRAGFGQPPVDREALLAELREIAPYVLQFAQPVWKRLNQVRKAGARILFEGAQGVLLDVDHGTYPFVTSSNTVSGTAASGSGLGPNATGFVLGIVKAYTTRVGSGPFPTELEDATGQRLGERGHEFGTVTGRKRRCGWFDAVLVRQSCAISGVTGIALTKVDVLDGMEKVKICTGYRLRGKVLDYFPSHAADQAEVEPIYEEMDGWAGTTAGARSWADLPAQAIKYIQRVQELIETPVALVSTSPEREDTILVRDPFVD
- a CDS encoding cation:proton antiporter — encoded protein: MAEPASLLHDGFLLLGFALVFVLVFRRLGLGATLGYLLAGAVVGPQVLGLVADAEQKLGIAELGITLLLFLVGLELNPSRLWRMKRDILGLGLLQVTACGLAVAGMVGLTTEFSWAAALALGLPLALSSTAQVLPMLQSSGRLRTPFGERAFAILLFQDLSIIPLITIISAMSRNPADAGGPPGWQLALYTVAALAGLIAAGRFVIRPLFRLIGNLGEREMFVVAALFTVMASAAVMEVLGLSTALGAFVAGVMLADSPYRHELEADVEPFRSILLGLFFLAVGMMLNLHAIAERPLFVIGMAIGLIAIKGGIIFLIGLAFRMPWRGALALGLLLSQGGEFGFVLFAQAQQALLIAPDAASLFGAVVTLSMATTPFLMMATSRFRKEAEVARGEREGPQADGANAIIVGFGRFGQGVSQMLLASNIPVTMVDTDIEMIDVAAEFGAKVYFGDGTRIDLLRQAGADDAEMIFFCIDGDQISPEFVEAVHESFPRAAIYVRAYDRRALIRLKGGPASAVVREVLESAVRMARMALNDAGLSEEAINRAEDMFRARDRERLKLQVEAGDVRVARDRIITRPQAPAS
- a CDS encoding MarR family transcriptional regulator; this translates as MGQALAQFDYRSEDVALLRPVSPLAVAVFADRGYIRAEMAEDAAAAGLRVTRTANLGVLLAEPDFQVSDIVLVDCPVIEGADLAALMALDVRAARVGAQLVVSTSVGSLDDVFGCLDQSGAQILVNPSRADRVIALGRLLMADGSRVRELSDHDRMSLLRLTEQVSQLAQQLEGLSAPATDGNMVGASAFSFDGSGARDPALQRLVRQPRPPLPDPRLVRKIIRQRQLRTRFFEGELFADPAWDMLLDLAAARAEHKRVSVTSLCIASGVPPTTALRWISQMTEAGLFCRAEDQSDRRRAFITLSDKAADAMAQFFAEIGTDALLV
- a CDS encoding L,D-transpeptidase family protein — translated: MIPRRRLLLTLGSGAAVLLGAGLWPAGLVPARASSVRAEDIASIRVEKAARRLLLLGADGDVLRKFDGIQLGDAPVGHKQFEGDERTPEGRYVIDHGNPVSAYHLSLHISYPDARDRAFAESQGRSPGGQIFIHGQPNWLGSGRIPGDWTDGCIALSNTEIEELWALVGDGTPVEIVP